The segment CTCAAATTGATTTGGAGCAACTTCATTATGCCGGGTCTTAACCGGAATTCCAAGTAACATACATTCCTTTTCAAGATCCATCATATATGCCAGGACACGTGAAGGAATAGATCCAAAATAATGATCATCTAACTGTTGTCCTTTTGCAGGAGAATGTCCAAGTAAGGTACGACCTGAAAGTTGTAAATCTGGCCTTGAAGCTGCAAGGGCAGAATCAATTAAAAAGTATTCCTGCTCCCATCCAAGGGTAGCAGTTACCTTGGTAACGTTTTTATCAAAATATTTTGCTACAGCAGTCGCAGCCTGGTCAACAGATTGTAATGCACGTAGTAGTGGGGTTTTATAATCCAGAGCCTCTCCTGTGTAAGAAACAAAAACTGTAGGAATACAAAGAGTCGTTCCATATATAAAAGCAGGTGAAGTTGGATCCCATGCAGTATAACCTCTGGCTTCAAAGGTATTTCTTATACCACCATGTGGGAAACTTGAAGCATCAGGCTCCTGTTGAACCAATTGGTTACCGCCAAATTTTTCAATTGCCAGTCCATCCCCTATAGTTTCAAAAAAGGCATCATGCTTCTCGGCAGTAGAACCAGTTAATGGCTGAAACCAATGTGTATAATGAGTAACTCCTTTAGAAATGGCCCATTCTTTCATACCTGTAGAGATGTGATCTGCAACCACACGACTAATTTTTAAGCCGGATTTATTTGCATCAATAACACTCTGGTAGGCCTCCTTGGTAAGGAATTGCCTCATGACCGTTTCGTTGAACACATTTTTTCCAAAGAGGTCTGAACGACGTTCGTTCTCTTCGATCTTTACTAGTTTACGGTTTAAAGTTTCTTTTAAAGCCTGGAATCGCAATGTTGACATTTTGTGCTGTTTAATTTAAAATTACCAGGAACAAAAATAAACTTTTTTCGCAAACACCCCCTAAGTTTTAGGGTAAAAATCCGAAAACGATATAAAATTTTTTGAAGCCCCTCCCTAATTTATAAAGGTTAAAGCTATATAAACGGCATATGCAGCAAAAAGCACTATTCCTTTGTACCTGCTCAAAATGAATTTTTCGGGAAGAAAGGCCAGGGGAATTAAGATAAATGCAAATCCCATCATCCAAAAGATGTCTATATTGAGAATAGCATCAGAAGCTACAAAAATAGGTTGGATGATCGCCGTTATGCCAAGAACCGAAGCTATATTAAAAATATTGGATCCTATAAGGTTTCCCAGGGAGATAGCTTTTTCTTTGCGCAAAGCCGCAACTACCGAGGCTGCAAGTTCAGGAACACTGGTTCCTATTGCAATAACGGTAACAGATATCACTCTTTCACTCACCCCTAACATTCCTGCTACGTCTACCGCTCCCGACACTAATAATTCTGATCCTCCCCATAAAGCAAGACCTCCTATAATTAACCAGGCACCGATTTTAAAATTAGTAGTAACGGCGAGGGATTCATCTACCTCCTCTACTTCAATTTGCACTCTTCTGGCTCGCCTTATAAGTAAAAAAAGGTAAAGCCCAAGAGCAACGAGAAGAATTACGCCTTCTATTCTGGAAAGTTCATCCCCTGTAGATAGTAAGAAATAAAGTGCAATTGAAAATAGCATCATAACTGGCCAGTTAAACCTGTAGAAATCCCGATCTACCATTAAAGGTGAAATAATAGCTGTAATTCCCAGCACCAGTCCAATATTGGCAATATTGGAACCTATTACATTCCCCAGGGAGATATCAGAAAATCCATTAAGAGCTGCCTGCAGGCTCACCAGTAACTCAGGCGCTGAAGTTGCAAAGGAAACAACAGTTAAACCTATTACCATTTTAGAAATTTCGAACTTAAAAGAAAGTGCTACAGATGCTCTTACCAAAAATTCACCACCCACCACAAGTAGAGCAAGCCCAATAAGGATAAACAAAATACTCATCTAAAAAAATTTTGAACGAAGATAAAGAACAATGATAGTATGGGCAATCAAAATAATAACTATAAAACAAGTTGTAAAACTACATAAATAGTTATATTTGATTAAATTTCCCGTATGAAGATAAAATTTGCGCTCCCCATTTTACTATTTCTATTCATATATAATTCAACCGAAATAAATGCGCAGGGACTTCTACAGGGAACGGTCTACAGCGCGAAAGATTCAACTGCACTCTTTGGAGCATCCATATATTTCGATGGTACAAGTCTGGGAGTTTCCACTAACCAAAACGGCGAATTTAAACTCCCTCTAAAGAATACAACCACCAGTCCTTTAGTAATAAGTTCCCTGGGATATGAAACTATTATTTTAAATAATTATAATGCTGAAGAGAACGTACTGCTTAAAATATATTTGGACGAAAGTACCGAATCCCTCCCGGAAGTAGTACTTGAACCCGACCCCTGGAGCAGGGAAAGAAAATTACGAATATTTAAAAGAGAGTTCCTGGGTTCATCAATGGCAGCCAGCAGATGCAGGATAACAAACCCTGAAGTAATTACTCTCACTTATATTCCTTCAAAGGAAGTTTTAGTTGCTGAGGCTAAGGAACCTCTTACTATAATTAACCGCCATTTGGGATACGAGGTGACCTACAACTTAACAGACTTTAGAGTAGAATTCAGCACCGGATCTTCAGGGTTACATCTGGCAAAGATGGTATATTTTGAAGGCCTTAGTTTTTTCAAAGAGCTTAAAAAATCACCTTCTAGAAAATTTCTGAAAAACAGGAAATCAGCCTACTCAGGTTCAGCATTACACTTTATGCGGTCCCTTGCTGCCAGGACTCTAACTGAAAACAATTTCAGGATCTTCAGAAAAAGTTTCGAAGTGGCACCCTACGAATATTTTCAGTTGAATATGGAAAACGGACTAATAAAGGTTAAGGTGGTGGAAAGCCCTATTACCATCCTCTATCGTGAAGTTGAGCAGAGTGCTTTAAACGCGGAGGATATTTTTTTTATTGACGCCCTGGGAAACCATACTCCCCCATATGGCCTAACAGTCTCGGGGCATATGGGTGGAAAGAGAGCAGCTGAAATGGTGCCACTGGACTACAATATAAATTAATAACTATTTTTATAGGTTTATAACTATATTTATCGTTAATTTGAAATAATCATAGGTTTATTAAAAACGTTTTTTGTACAAATGGAAAAATTAACTAATAAAGAAGAAGAGATCCTACATATTTTGTGGCAATTAAAAAAGGCCTTTGTAAAAGAAGTGCTGGCAGAAATTCCTGAGGAAAATTTACATTATAATACCGTTTCCACAATTATTAGAAACCTGGAGGATAAAGGCTACGTCTCTCATAAGGCTTATGGCAAAACCCATCAATATTTCCCCGTGGTTTCAAAAGAAGAATACAGGAAACAATTTATGAGTACAGCCACCAAAAAATTTTTTGATAATTCCTATAAGAGTATGGTATCCTTCTTTGCAAAAGAAGAGAAGATTAGTGCTAAAGAGCTAAGGGAAATTCTCGAGATCATCGAGAAAAAAGATGAGAACTAATGGAAAGTTTTTTAATATATCTTCTTAAAAGTGTTGGCTTGTTGAGCGTGTTCTTCCTTTTTTATATCACAATGCTTAGAAAAGACACTTCCTTTAAAACAAACAGGAAATTTCTCGTTGGTGGGCTATTAGCTTCAGCAGTTTTGCCTGCAATTTATTTTACGCGAACAGTTCTAATAGAAGCTCCAAAAACTCAATATTTTTTTTCTGAAGGTAATTTTCCGGTTACAGAAGTAATTCCGGAAGAACCAGCTGTTTCACCTCTTCAAATTCTATTTTTAGTATACCTACTGGGTAGTATATTTATGGCTGTACGGCTCTTACTTCAGCTTATTTCCTTAAGAAAATTCTTTGTTTCTGGTAAAAAATCACAGTTTGACAACTCAATAGTAATTGAATCAAATCAAAAAATCGCCCCCTTTTCCTTTCTCAATTACATTGTTTATAATCCCAGTTTACATTCGCCTAATGAACTAAGGCATATTTTAAAACACGAAAAAATTCACGTTGTACAGCTTCATACTTTTGATGTGATGCTGGCAAATTTTAATCTGGTTTATCAATGGTTCAATCCATTTGCGTGGCTTTATCTAAAAAACCTTCAGCAAAATCTTGAATACATTGCAGACGATGAGGCCGTCAAAGAAGTATCCTGTAAAAAAGAATATCAAAAAGCTCTCGTCAAAATTTCACTTAAAAATCCAAACCTGGCGCTGACTAATAATTTTTATCAGTCTCTAATTAAAAAAAGAATAGTGATGCTAAATAAATCAAAATCTTCAAATAGAGCTTCCTGGAAAACTGTTCTTATCCTGCTTGTATTAGTTGCCTTTCTTGTTCTTTTTAATATCAAAACCGTTGCACAGGTCATTGAGAAAAACGACAGTACTTCCCAACCTGCATCGAATCTAAAGGTATCCGTCAACATCAACGAATCGACTACACAAGAACAGCTTAACAGCTATACCAGCCTATTTGATAAATATGATGTGCAGTTGAACTTTAAGGAAGTGCAATATAACGACGCCGGATTACTAACCTCAATAACTGCTGAATTTCTTGACCGTAGTACTAATAAGTCCGGAAGCCTGAAACGCAATAACTCTAACGGAATAAAGAGTTTTACTCTCTATTATAAGAAAGATGGGGGAATAGGATTTGGAAGTGGAAAATCTTCAGACCCTTCTGATCATCAATCCTTATTATCTCAACTGGGAAAGGATCCATTAATTGTTTTAGAAGGAAAGACCTACACTACCACCAAACTCGCTGAGAAGACCATTAAAGTTCTTGGAAAAATAAGCAGCCTTACTCCTTCTGAAGCTGAAAAGATCTATGGAAACACAGCAAAGGACGGAGCTTTGATAATAAATAAGGGAAAAATTTTAGATGATTTTGAAGCCGAATTAAATAAAATTGATAAAGACAATGCTACTTTGAGAAATGATTATATTCAAATTAGCAAAGGAACAAGACCCAGCTTTATAAGCCTGAACAATAATCCTGAAGCCAATACTTTTAGTACGCATGCGGGAGTTAATAAAGGTAACGGAAACGTATTTATTGATAAGGATACGACACGAACCAGCAATCCTGTTTACATAGTTAA is part of the Antarcticibacterium sp. 1MA-6-2 genome and harbors:
- a CDS encoding calcium/sodium antiporter, with the protein product MSILFILIGLALLVVGGEFLVRASVALSFKFEISKMVIGLTVVSFATSAPELLVSLQAALNGFSDISLGNVIGSNIANIGLVLGITAIISPLMVDRDFYRFNWPVMMLFSIALYFLLSTGDELSRIEGVILLVALGLYLFLLIRRARRVQIEVEEVDESLAVTTNFKIGAWLIIGGLALWGGSELLVSGAVDVAGMLGVSERVISVTVIAIGTSVPELAASVVAALRKEKAISLGNLIGSNIFNIASVLGITAIIQPIFVASDAILNIDIFWMMGFAFILIPLAFLPEKFILSRYKGIVLFAAYAVYIALTFIN
- a CDS encoding carboxypeptidase-like regulatory domain-containing protein; the encoded protein is MKIKFALPILLFLFIYNSTEINAQGLLQGTVYSAKDSTALFGASIYFDGTSLGVSTNQNGEFKLPLKNTTTSPLVISSLGYETIILNNYNAEENVLLKIYLDESTESLPEVVLEPDPWSRERKLRIFKREFLGSSMAASRCRITNPEVITLTYIPSKEVLVAEAKEPLTIINRHLGYEVTYNLTDFRVEFSTGSSGLHLAKMVYFEGLSFFKELKKSPSRKFLKNRKSAYSGSALHFMRSLAARTLTENNFRIFRKSFEVAPYEYFQLNMENGLIKVKVVESPITILYREVEQSALNAEDIFFIDALGNHTPPYGLTVSGHMGGKRAAEMVPLDYNIN
- a CDS encoding BlaI/MecI/CopY family transcriptional regulator — protein: MEKLTNKEEEILHILWQLKKAFVKEVLAEIPEENLHYNTVSTIIRNLEDKGYVSHKAYGKTHQYFPVVSKEEYRKQFMSTATKKFFDNSYKSMVSFFAKEEKISAKELREILEIIEKKDEN
- a CDS encoding M56 family metallopeptidase — protein: MESFLIYLLKSVGLLSVFFLFYITMLRKDTSFKTNRKFLVGGLLASAVLPAIYFTRTVLIEAPKTQYFFSEGNFPVTEVIPEEPAVSPLQILFLVYLLGSIFMAVRLLLQLISLRKFFVSGKKSQFDNSIVIESNQKIAPFSFLNYIVYNPSLHSPNELRHILKHEKIHVVQLHTFDVMLANFNLVYQWFNPFAWLYLKNLQQNLEYIADDEAVKEVSCKKEYQKALVKISLKNPNLALTNNFYQSLIKKRIVMLNKSKSSNRASWKTVLILLVLVAFLVLFNIKTVAQVIEKNDSTSQPASNLKVSVNINESTTQEQLNSYTSLFDKYDVQLNFKEVQYNDAGLLTSITAEFLDRSTNKSGSLKRNNSNGIKSFTLYYKKDGGIGFGSGKSSDPSDHQSLLSQLGKDPLIVLEGKTYTTTKLAEKTIKVLGKISSLTPSEAEKIYGNTAKDGALIINKGKILDDFEAELNKIDKDNATLRNDYIQISKGTRPSFISLNNNPEANTFSTHAGVNKGNGNVFIDKDTTRTSNPVYIVNGKIVNATTLDTINPSFIDSIQVFKGANATSLYGRSGKNGLVAIHTRNDTVKSKHFKKQVVFSTSPTVVKNQSISITSSRGADGDSTHFNRTTSYVRYESDAPFVISADSVDVNAYQYTTRSSPGNTFHLNNSEKEPLYVINERIMGKDYDMNSLDPQNIASINVLQGKNATDKYGEKARDGVLEITTKELEKLREGTKPIFTKVSASTTKEGLKITQKQLKEQANLDVTFDDVKRNNNGLITHITISAKRNGSSASATYEVEKGIPDVFVGVRNNSVIVTSNPPGIRKNK